One window of the Prosthecobacter dejongeii genome contains the following:
- the vccC gene encoding Verru_Chthon cassette protein C, translated as MSPHHHPNTQLGQSHRSTGFTLVELLVSMAVVTILMLIFATLTDRTANIWRSTRGKVSQFQQARDAFETISRNLAQATLNTYLDYYDSTGARRDATNSATFQPDRYGRHSELRLRSGPAATLLEQPAAQAPGHALFFYAPLGESGAPANTALHHLLNLTGYYITYGEDTERPDFLPTVPTYGFRLYEFKQRSENLIRPGAGRWPPDVTNHPDAHIIARNIVAITFLPKLPSQGPAGDPSIDADGSALAPNYEYDTLTAGQAGVRKELNSLHQLPPIVEVTMVAIDDASAERIGRDPTPPDFGLSGLFQNADPLSRKADLKTLLETLRAQRLNPRVFTTEVSLKSAKWSRE; from the coding sequence ATGAGCCCACACCATCATCCTAATACTCAGTTAGGCCAAAGCCATAGAAGCACAGGCTTCACCCTGGTCGAATTGCTAGTAAGCATGGCTGTGGTGACCATTCTCATGCTCATTTTCGCCACATTGACAGATCGTACAGCCAATATATGGCGCAGCACTCGGGGCAAAGTCAGCCAGTTTCAACAAGCCCGAGATGCCTTCGAAACCATCTCACGAAATCTGGCACAAGCCACTTTAAACACTTATCTCGACTACTATGACAGCACAGGGGCCAGACGCGATGCAACGAACTCTGCCACCTTTCAGCCAGACCGTTATGGACGTCACTCAGAGTTACGTTTGCGGTCTGGTCCAGCAGCAACTTTGCTAGAGCAGCCCGCAGCCCAGGCCCCCGGTCACGCGCTCTTTTTTTATGCCCCACTAGGCGAATCGGGAGCACCGGCCAATACAGCTCTGCATCATCTGCTAAATCTTACCGGTTACTACATCACCTACGGGGAAGACACCGAAAGACCAGACTTCCTACCCACGGTGCCCACCTACGGGTTCCGCCTTTATGAGTTCAAGCAGCGGTCTGAAAACCTCATTCGTCCTGGCGCGGGCCGCTGGCCCCCAGATGTGACGAACCATCCTGATGCTCACATCATTGCCCGAAACATCGTAGCCATCACTTTCCTACCCAAACTCCCTTCCCAGGGGCCTGCCGGAGATCCCTCCATTGATGCAGATGGCAGCGCATTAGCGCCTAACTATGAGTATGATACCCTGACTGCAGGCCAGGCCGGAGTGCGCAAAGAGCTCAATAGCCTGCACCAGCTCCCGCCCATCGTGGAGGTGACCATGGTGGCGATTGACGATGCTTCAGCGGAGCGCATCGGTCGTGATCCCACACCTCCAGACTTTGGGCTTTCAGGACTCTTTCAAAATGCTGATCCTCTTTCAAGAAAAGCAGACCTCAAGACCCTGCTTGAAACACTGAGGGCACAGCGTCTGAACCCCCGAGTCTTCACCACTGAAGTCAGCCTCAAGTCGGCCAAATGGAGCCGCGAATAA